The nucleotide sequence gtggcagatccgcaaacgcccctggagaactccaaatccgggtcagtaaaaggaatctttccttcacatatctgctctgcataatgaaagccttacccgccgcgatcttcttggccgcctggatttcctggagggtgccctgggcttcggcccaagcatcttgtgcgctctggcgggccttggcaagttcggactcttgcttCTTAAAGTCGCGCTCCAGGGACTCGCACTTCTTGACgatgtcctggagctcttgctggacctcactgaTCCGGGCCTCCTGGTTCTCGTGCGCGGCTTGTTCTTTGGCTGCTCTGTCCTTGGCCTCgaccagcgccttcttgagggcctctacTTCGGTCgttgcccctaataaagttcatgacactttagtcagcatgaatcattcatccttcctaaatatatacataggttactgcataccttgactgtcttccagctgcttcttcacgcagccgagctcttcctcggcccgctccagattctgcttcagtccgaagacttccgcagtatgagcggacacagctagcagcgatgcctgcttgttcacatagacattttagattagactcctgcgaaaattatttgatcctctgttcggcttttctttccgaacatcaAACAGAGcaacaggggctactgtctatactgtgacattctttttatacaattgcattacttacctcaaaagcctgttagaaggctagtgccggcttcggtcagtccgcttttcgtGGACTGGATCCTCTCGATCATcgtacccataagggtatggtgttcttccacaatggaagcgccttgcagcgcttacagcaaattgtctggtgcctctggatggacagaggccaccagCGGAATAGGCGCACCGCCTTCTTTTGAAAGGGGTGGCTGGCCTGGTTCCGGAGCCACATATGTCTCCGGAACTATATTTGGTTGGGGGCCAAGTTGGATATGACCCCCATCGTCAgtatccatgggggtttgctcccccatgtgtccggtggcTGAGGCTTCACCCTCAGGCACCTCCCTGGCGGCCTCCGGATTCTCTCCCGGGCCGGGGATCCTTCGGGACGACGCCTCGGTGCCATCCAGGTCCCGGGGAGAAGTGGCCGATGgaagggtcccgctgtccatcgccgccgggtccagcgaatcctccaaagataaggaccgctcgaggttggaccgagccggactACAAGTGCATATTTTAGCACATTAAAACAATGAAGTAAAAATGTCGGATACATGAACGTGTCCagacacttacgatttggccaggggcttctccctgggctcccactcccagctgctgtcggtggccgctgcggagctgtccggaagggaagctttccccttcttggacgcctcggcctccacatgcgtggaggccatcctcttctttctcccccctgtAGGGGGGGAgtggatttcttcttcttcctcctcctcttccccatcGTCTTCGGTGACAGAGGATTGAGTCTCGGCGTCTTCAAACatcgcgtccgaagcgcccttgcgacggagactacctctggtccccttggccttcttctccggcacctgataaggcgccgaaaccagcatcttTGCCAGAAGCGGGActtctgggtcttcgggcagcggagccggacagttaatccgctccgccATATATGTCCAGGTCTGAAAGATTCAATATGGAGGCTTAGATGCcttcctcgagtatgcaagtaaagggtataccttgaaaacatgaaaaaccTTACCGGATTAGCAAGGCGATTTAAGCTATGCCCATGGTCCTCGGTCATGGGCGGcggcgcctcgttggccttgaagagcaccttccagatgtctttgtgcattgtgccgaagagctccagtagggtctggtgcttggccgaatcaaactcccatagatggcaagtccggcgttggcacggaaggatccgctagacaagcatcacctggatcacgttgacgagccgGTGCTTGGCCGAatcaaactcccatagatggcaagtatggcgttggcacggaaggatccgccggacaagcatcacttggatcacgttgacgagcttgattctcttgtttatcatgttctggacacgCACCTGGAGCATCGTCAGCTCATCCAAGGAAGATCAGGTCAGgcctttctcttgccaggaggtgagacGCATCGGGACTCCTGACCAGAATGCGGgagccaccacccagttggtgccgcgcggctcggtgatgtagaaccaccccgactgccaccctttgacagtctccacaaaggagccttcgggccaggtgacattgggcatctttcccaccatggcgcctccgcactctgcttgttggccactcaccaccttcgtcttcacattgaaggtcttcaaccataggccaaagtgaggtgggatgcggaggaaggcctcgcacatgacaataaatgccgagatgttgaggatagagttgggggccagatcatggaagtctagcccttagtaaaacatcagtccgcggacgaacgggtggagggggaaacccagcccgcggacaaagtgtgcgatgaacactaccctctcctggggctccggggtagggacaatctgtcccttggccggctaggtacccggcctcccggagcttcttgatgtccttctacttgatggaggaggccatccacttgcctcctgctctagatccggacatgattggagtgcttttttgggcggagaaggcgagagcttgggcgctggagctcgagaatggatgggcagaggaaggagaaggttgGATGAAagagggtgaatccttatccctttataaaggcagtaaaagtcatgcgcctccctactcgccttaaaattcgcctattccccaagcgccatgcagatgacacggttgggttacccatgtccgtattgatgagaatcccgtgataaggggacacgatctctgctttgacaagacatgccaataaaaccccACCTTGAAATACGGAGCGGcgggctaaaaaacggttcgaataatgaccgggtagtggcgtgatgtcacactacaaaaAGTTGTCCGCGGATTGggctcgtgaaatattatactctctacggttgtgtgtggaacttgttttgcacagtcggacacgattcttgtgttcgaaatctactttgaagtattcagagaaggaacccaccaatgccgaagacaatatgtgcgcctgactcatcatcattgaagcctggttcaggggctactgagggagtcctagactaagaggtcctcggacagccggactatatgcgtgggacggactattgggctatgaagatacaagatagaatacttcttcccgtgtccggatgggactctcctttgcgtggaaggcaagcttggtgattcggatatgtagattccttttctctgtaatgtgtaaccctagccccctccggtgtctatataaactggagggtttagtccatagagacgacatcaatcataatctcataggctaggcttctagggtttagccattacgatctcgtggtagatcaactcttgtaatactcatattcatcaagatcaatcaagcaggaagtagggtattacctccatagagagggcccgaacctgggtaaatattgtgtcccccgcctcctgttaccattagccttagatgcacagctcgggaccccctacccgagatctgacggttttgacaccgacagagactaTGATGGTGGAGTGCGTGGCACGAAGTCTACCACGAGTAGAACGTGTTCTGTATCCGGCTCCGCCCAACATAATCATCAACAATGGCTCAAGTATCCGCTCCATGCTATGCTCATGCATAGTAGTACTAGAAACATACCAATGGGAATTCCAGACTCCCTGAGAACACCTTTTTTATCCTGTTGTTTCACCGTCATTTACCATACTTGTCTttaatttacttttatgttatttagTTACAAGTCACCATTTTACTCAATCCTTGTTTAAATCCGCCCTCACTCTGTTTCAAATCTACAATTATCTGCATGCACAAAGTTACATAATTCTTTACAAAGGGCAAAAGCTTGATTCATGTGCTCCCTGTGAGATCGATGATCTTACTTCAAAAAGGTACAACTAaaccctgtgcacttgcaggctatCACATATACCGAGATGTTGGAGGAGAATTCAACGGATTTGAGTGCTCCCCTTGGCGATTTTGATAAGCCTCATGTGGAGGTCGAGGCGGAGGTGGATCAAGCGAATGACAACGGTGATGAAGTGGAACTGATCAAGGGGGACGGGTACGATGCTAGAGTGGGGAGGACCAAAAACTACACGGAGACGAAGGATGTGTGATTGATTCAAGCATGGGAGAGTGTTTCACTCGACGTGGTCAACGACAAGGGTCAAAGCTTTGGGAACTATTAGCAAATGATCAAGGACAAGTACCACCGCATCTTGCTGCCCCCTATGGACAGTCCTAAAGTCACTCCAAGGTCGTTGGGATGTGATCAAGAAAACTTGTGGCCGTTGGAGTGGGTGCTTGGAGCAAGTGCGGAATGCACCTTCAAGTTGCGTCACTATTGATGATTATGTGAGTATATCTTCATTTTGTTGGCTTTGGctaagttgaaaaaagtttgagctCATACTTGTCTCAATGTCCATGTGTAGGATCGCATCGCCAATGAATATTTCAAGCAAATCGCGGGTTTCAAGGGTCAGCCATTCACTCTTCATCATTGTTGGCGCTTGCTCAAAGATAGTAAGAAGTGGGGTGAGGGACAAGGAATGTCTCCCAAAGAAAGGTTCTCTTGTCAAATTGGAAGATgtggatgatgatagtgatgatgcacCAAGAGTACGGGAAAACAATGGCAAACCGGATGGAAACAAGAAGGAGAAAGCGAGAGTGAAGAGGTCGTCCGAGACAACCACTTTGAGAGATCAAATTGGTGACATGGCGAAGATGAAAGAAACTATGGTCACCATTGGGATGCTAAAGTGATCATGACCGAGAAGAAAGAGAAGCACAAGGAGTAGTAGTGGAAGATGGGGTCTGCCTTCGAGGAGTGCAAGATCACCCTAGAGAAGCAAAAGAGAAGGGACGAGAGGACCACCGAGGAGGACTggttcatgttgatgaatccagAGAGCATGGATGCAATGACAAAAGAATTTTGAGAGTTGAGAAGAACGAAGATCATGCGCCGGAGAAAGATGGAGCTTTGAAATCTTATGGCCAATGGGTTGGGCAATGTAGGTGATGGTGCGGGGTTTGGAGGTTTTTTTTGCATTCGGCAATGTCGGTGGTGGTAGGTTTGGAGGTGGTGGTGGCTTTGGTATAGGTGGTTTTGGAGGTGGTGGTGCCTTGGGCAATGGTGGCGGAGTGGTGTTAGATTCGGCATTAGGGATGGTGGTGGTAGTGAACTAATGACACTATGTCTATATAGCACTTGTTAATATTTACACTATAAATATTTTACGATATCATGAAGTCAGGTCTTCCAAATCCGTCATAAAAATTTTAGATGACGAGTTTAAAGGATCTATTTGGTCGGACGTCTCGCGGTATCATAGAAAAATTTACAGCCCGTCCGAGTTTTGCTAGCTAGACGTGGCTTCAAACGAAACCCTGACGGAACAGAGACCACGTACAAAACCACACAACACAGAAGGATAacgtcgccgtcgtcctcgccgCCGGCGCCGATGACTTCGCCGTCCGCCCCCATCCTCCACCGCCAAATCCTGCCCAGACCCTTCGTACCCTCCTGCCACGTCTCGCCCCGCACCCCCGCATCCGTCGCGGCGCAGCcgtcgccgttgccgaggagaATATGGCGCCTGCCCCTGCTCCGATCGTCGCTGCCTCCCGAAGGTGCGCGCGCGTCGCCACGCACCTGCAATATTCCCGGTTTCCTTCCGCACATCTGACGCGCATCCGTCGTCCTAGGATCCCCGGCGGAGCTTGTAGCAGAGGACTCCAAGTTCGTGCCGCTGAACGCCGAGGACCCGATGTACGGACCGCCGGTGAGTCGCCGCCAGTTGCGCGTTACAAGCGAGTGCTATTCCACGCCCCCGCTGCATATGGAAACATATAGCTTCTGTTGCCGGTGAATATAGTGATTTTGTTTACTTCGAAATGCTGAGATCAATGTCACTTAATTGTGACCCGATTTCAGGCAATATTGCTCATCGGATTCGATAAAAGCGAGACCGTCAAGGTATTCGGTTCACATGATTCTTAGAACCTGCGTGATGCTTGCATGCCGATATTGACAGATAGAACGTAATTTACAAGTAATTCCTGTGAATTTTCGTAACTAGTGCAGATTCAGGAGTTCCTGAAGGAGCTCGACGGTGATTTCCTCAAGGTAATTAAGTTTCGGTCCTTCTGTAATTGAAGTTTACCAAAAATGAAACATGTTTGGTAGTACATTTTACTGCAGAAGAACAGAGATTGAACAAATAGGAGTCTTCTCCACTGTTGAAAAAATAGGCATCTTCTCGAGTAGTAAGTAATAAGATCAAGAAATGAGTCTAGAAAAAACTCCACTGAAATGGAGTAGCGAAAGCTTACTCTCATTAGAAACAAACAAGTGAGATGAAAATACTGTAGAATGTTTGTCATGTGATCCTGATAGTTCAGCCAAACTTGTTCTTGCGTCAGGTGATTCATTGTA is from Triticum aestivum cultivar Chinese Spring chromosome 1B, IWGSC CS RefSeq v2.1, whole genome shotgun sequence and encodes:
- the LOC123091772 gene encoding uncharacterized protein isoform X2, which codes for MTSPSAPILHRQILPRPFVPSCHVSPRTPASVAAQPSPLPRRIWRLPLLRSSLPPEGSPAELVAEDSKFVPLNAEDPMYGPPAILLIGFDKSETVKIQEFLKELDGDFLKVIHCTEEMTKQTLWDAMHTEQPNVEAVKILKSPQRICIFSGLTGEEMMMFINAFPETGLEQAAFAALVPNSAEKVIAELIEEIMGDHEMLTGKNSA
- the LOC123091772 gene encoding uncharacterized protein isoform X1, which codes for MTSPSAPILHRQILPRPFVPSCHVSPRTPASVAAQPSPLPRRIWRLPLLRSSLPPEGSPAELVAEDSKFVPLNAEDPMYGPPAILLIGFDKSETVKIQEFLKELDGDFLKVIHCTEEMTKQTLWDAMHTEQPNVEAVKILKSPQRICIFSGLTGEEMMMFINAFPETGASSLVLGQRKFRNWLEQAAFAALVPNSAEKVIAELIEEIMGDHEMLTGKNSA